Proteins encoded together in one Neobacillus sp. FSL H8-0543 window:
- a CDS encoding nucleoside phosphorylase, translating into MLIDKNKQYHVQLSKGDVGRYVFVPGDPGRVELIASLFDEAWLVADNREYKTYTGYVDGIKVSVCSTGIGAPSASIAIEELSRVGADTFIRIGTAGPIQKYINRGDVVIGTAAIRDEGTSKQYMPIEFPAVADLAVSNALCEAAEKMEKPYHAGVIQSKDSFYGEVEPETMPLARQLKERWNCWIEGGALASEMEAAAIYVVSSIRKLRAGCILNIDGSMEETIKVGIQAIKILHQKDTK; encoded by the coding sequence ATGCTAATTGATAAAAACAAACAATACCATGTTCAACTTTCGAAAGGGGATGTAGGTAGATATGTATTTGTACCTGGAGACCCTGGTAGAGTCGAACTAATTGCGAGCCTTTTTGATGAAGCATGGTTAGTTGCAGATAATCGAGAATATAAAACTTATACTGGTTATGTAGATGGAATAAAAGTATCCGTTTGTTCTACAGGGATTGGTGCACCATCGGCTAGTATCGCAATCGAAGAGTTAAGTAGAGTAGGAGCAGATACGTTCATTCGAATAGGTACAGCAGGTCCTATTCAAAAATATATAAATCGTGGTGATGTAGTGATAGGTACAGCAGCGATTAGGGATGAAGGAACAAGTAAACAATACATGCCAATTGAATTTCCTGCTGTTGCAGATCTGGCAGTTTCAAATGCACTATGTGAGGCAGCAGAAAAAATGGAAAAACCTTATCATGCTGGTGTTATTCAATCAAAGGATTCATTCTATGGTGAAGTAGAACCAGAGACTATGCCATTGGCGAGACAATTAAAAGAACGATGGAATTGTTGGATCGAAGGCGGAGCATTGGCTTCAGAAATGGAAGCCGCAGCCATTTATGTTGTTTCTTCTATTCGAAAACTACGTGCTGGGTGCATCTTAAATATTGATGGATCTATGGAAGAAACAATTAAAGTTGGAATTCAAGCTATTAAAATTCTTCATCAAAAAGATACAAAGTAA